One Meles meles chromosome 13, mMelMel3.1 paternal haplotype, whole genome shotgun sequence DNA segment encodes these proteins:
- the LIPN gene encoding lipase member N, with translation MMWLVLTTTCCLICGTLNAGRFFNLENEANPEVWMNISEIITYNGYPSEAYEVATQDGYILSVDRIPYGRRGARSPGPRPVVYMQHALFADNASWLENYANGSLGFLLADAGYDVWMGNSRGNTWSRRHRTLSVTEEKFWAFSFDEMARYDLPAIIDLIVNKTGEEKLYFIGHSLGTTIGFVAFSTMPELAQRIKMNFALGPVVSFKYPTGIFTSFFLLPNSVIKGIFGTKGVFLKTGKEPALKICNNKILWVICSEFMSLWAGYDKKNMNMSRMDVYLSHAPTGSSMQNILHIKQLYRSDEFRAYDWGSEAENMHHYNQSRPPLYDLTAMKVPTAMWAGGHDILVTHRDVARVIPQIGNLRYFDLLPDWNHFDFIWGLDAPQRVYSKIIALMKSYS, from the exons ATGATGTGGCTGGTTCTAACAACAACCTGTTGTTTGATCTGTGGAACTTTAAATGCTGGTAGATTCtttaatttggaaaatgaagCGAATCCTGAAGTGTGGATGAATATT AGTGAGATCATCACCTATAACGGCTACCCCAGTGAAGCGTATGAGGTCGCCACTCAGGACGGGTACATCCTCAGTGTCGACAGAATCCCCTATGGACGAAGAGGTGCCCGGAGCCCAG gaCCCCGGCCAGTCGTGTATATGCAACATGCCTTATTTGCAGACAATGCCTCTTGGTTGGAGAATTATGCCAATGGCAGCCTTGGGTTCCTTCTAGCAGACGCAGGTTATGACGTCTGGATGGGAAACAGTCGGGGGAACACTTGGTCAAGAAGACACAGAACACTGTCAGTCACTGAAGAAAAATTCTGGGCCTTTAG TTTTGATGAAATGGCCAGATACGATCTCCCGGCAATCATAGACTTAATTGTAAATAAAACCGGTGAGGAGAAGCTGTATTTCATCGGGCACTCACTTGGCACTACCATAG GGTTTGTAGCCTTTTCCACCATGCCTGAACTGGCACAAAGAATCAAAATGAATTTTGCCTTGGGTCCTGTGGTCTCATTCAAATATCCCACGGGTATTTTTACCAGTTTTTTTCTACTTCCAAATTCCGTGATCAAG GGTATTTTTGGTACCAAAGGTGTATTTCTAAAGACAGGAAAGGAACCTGCCCTCAAAATCtgcaacaataaaatattatgggTGATATGTAGTGAATTTATGTCCTTATGGGCTGGATACgacaagaaaaatatgaatatg aGTCGAATGGACGTGTATTTGTCGCATGCTCCCACTGGATCGTCAATGCAGAACATCCTGCATATAAAACAG CTTTATAGATCTGATGAATTCAGAGCTTATGACTGGGGAAGCGAAGCAGAGAACATGCATCACTACAATCAG AGCCGTCCCCCGCTCTATGACTTGACTGCCATGAAGGTGCCTACTGCTATGTGGGCTGGTGGCCATGACATCCTTGTGACACACCGGGATGTGGCCAGGGTAATCCCCCAAATCGGGAATCTCCGATACTTCGACCTCTTGCCTGACTGGAACCACTTCGATTTCATCTGGGGCCTGGACGCTCCCCAGCGAGTGTATAGTAAAATCATAGCCTTGATGAAGTCATACTCCTGA